One Sulfurirhabdus autotrophica DNA segment encodes these proteins:
- a CDS encoding ABC transporter permease, whose protein sequence is MSDSALNLFRAFPSFIQHQYLIGQLIKRDVLLRYRGAFFGVLWVFLSPLLMLGIFAFVFGSIFQSRWPQQNEVMPFWLLLYCGLIVFNLFAETISRAPGAVRGYPSYVKKIIFPVHILPLIPLGAAFVHTAFNIIILFAALAWTGHLHLSILLFPFLLFPTILLALGLSWFLAAWGVFIKDMTQIVPVFVQMLMFLSPIFYPINAVPALLQPIYQHNPLGAVIEAARAAATGQPIDWSTWGIALAIGLIASILGFAFFQHSREEFADVL, encoded by the coding sequence ATGTCAGACTCAGCACTTAATTTATTTCGGGCTTTCCCTTCTTTTATCCAGCACCAATACCTGATTGGCCAACTAATCAAACGGGATGTGCTACTGCGTTATCGCGGTGCTTTCTTTGGTGTGTTGTGGGTATTTCTAAGCCCCCTTCTTATGCTCGGTATTTTTGCTTTTGTATTTGGTAGCATTTTCCAGTCCCGCTGGCCACAGCAAAACGAGGTCATGCCTTTCTGGCTGCTTCTATACTGCGGATTAATCGTCTTCAATCTTTTTGCAGAAACAATATCACGTGCTCCGGGTGCAGTTCGCGGTTACCCAAGTTATGTCAAAAAAATCATTTTTCCCGTGCATATCCTGCCCCTCATTCCGCTTGGTGCTGCATTTGTGCATACCGCTTTCAATATCATCATCCTGTTTGCAGCCTTGGCCTGGACTGGTCATTTGCATCTTAGCATCCTTCTTTTTCCGTTTCTGCTTTTCCCTACTATTCTGCTAGCATTGGGCTTATCCTGGTTTCTGGCAGCTTGGGGTGTATTTATCAAAGACATGACTCAAATCGTACCGGTATTCGTACAAATGCTCATGTTCCTTTCGCCCATTTTTTACCCAATCAATGCCGTACCTGCTTTGCTACAACCCATATACCAACACAACCCGTTGGGCGCTGTCATAGAAGCTGCCCGTGCAGCAGCAACTGGACAACCTATTGACTGGTCAACTTGGGGTATTGCCTTGGCAATCGGGCTTATTGCATCCATTTTAGGCTTTGCGTTCTTCCAGCATAGCCGGGAGGAATTTGCCGATGTGCTCTGA